The Ziziphus jujuba cultivar Dongzao chromosome 7, ASM3175591v1 genome includes a region encoding these proteins:
- the LOC107424010 gene encoding receptor-like serine/threonine-protein kinase ALE2 isoform X2 has protein sequence MGEKLMPMILQLLNLCLISFSLAVQGSTGFDISPSPVISSVIPPNPVPGVARPVHHHSPSSVPQPIGSVSHPALALPPILSAPASETIKGPVPSSPPSTPRVFPPFNRAPLPITVQGLSPSLPPAASQRNTSVTKAPIPMPVAPVPVATPSGNLPQVSPAIHSITPETSPSSAHQRNSPDNKVPIAEPITPVSVAPPPRKLRQHPPEVHEITPLMAPSTLPGRVASPPKEVPQSSPQIHSATPGQAPSRLPAPPPSINWKRDKMPVAAPSYKTPHLSPLSHTPASGPTSALAPSKHGPVRPSNIPRPPLFLSPESPNKGYHPPVSSPSTSIHIHQHTRNKSSSPAPASYFVSPPTSTQQGPNISSGSRGTSRHIHAPPPLNPGSSPSPLDNPSPPPLSFVSPAPYPSPDAASRNTRSSSAPRSDNPFPAPLSHVAPAPSPSQRAALRNTKISPPQSSPKSANVSPLPPLALPPPPPNEDCSATICTDPYTNTPPGSPCGCVMPIQVGLRVNVALYTFFPLVSELAKEIAAGVFVKQSQVRIIGANAADEQPEKTVVLIDLVPLGEKFDNTTALLTYQRFWHKQVAIQPSYFGDYEVLYVRYPGLPEPPPSSDASMIDDGPYSGTDSNGRTIKPLGVDVPKRQHKDGLSTGIIVIIILSASLAVILFSAAAWFFLLKHKDRVCKPAPTSQVSLPSFTKPSGTAGSMLASRHSSASLSFGSSIATYTGSAKTFSINDIERATELFDASRVLGEGGFGRVYSGVLEDGTKVAVKVLKRDDQQGGREFLAEVEMLSRLHHRNLVKLIGICTEERSRCLVYELIPNGSVESHLHGVDKETAPLNWVSRIKIALGAARGLAYLHEDSSPRVIHRDFKSSNILLEDDFTPKVSDFGLARTAMDEENRHISTRVMGTFGYVAPEYAMTGHLLVKSDVYSYGVVLLELLTGRKPVDMSQPPGQENLVAWARPLLTSKEGLETIVDPSLGSDAPFESVAKVAAIASMCVQPEVSHRPFMGEVVQALKLVCNEFEKESSRSTSQEELSIDLGGEASTASGQLPNILQSQYSVPHCYEPELDTERGMLASDLYIASGGLERGQSESFRRHSSSGPLASGSGRGRQFWQRVRSLSGGGVGEHGLMFKFWPGSQ, from the exons GATTTGACATATCTCCTTCGCCGGTGATTTCTTCTGTAATTCCTCCCAATCCCGTACCTGGAGTTGCTAGGCCTGTCCATCATCATTCACCTAGCTCAGTCCCACAGCCCATTG GGTCAGTTTCACACCCTGCACTTGCATTGCCACCTATTTTGTCTGCCCCGGCATCTGAAACAATCAAAGGACCTGTACCGTCCTCGCCACCAAGTACTCCAAGAGTTTTTCCACCATTTAATAGAGCTCCTCTACCAATAACTGTTCAAGGTCTCTCACCCTCCCTGCCACCTGCCGCTTCTCAAAGAAACACATCAGTTACAAAGGCTCCTATCCCAATGCCAGTTGCTCCAG TACCAGTTGCAACACCTTCAGGAAATTTGCCACAGGTTTCACCAGCCATCCATTCAATTACCCCAGAGACCTCACCGTCAAGTGCTCATCAGAGAAACTCTCCTGATAATAAGGTTCCTATTGCAGAGCCCATTACTCCAG TATCTGTTGCACCACCTCCAAGGAAACTTAGACAACATCCACCTGAAGTGCATGAAATTACCCCACTAATGGCACCATCCACATTACCTG GACGAGTTGCATCACCACCAAAGGAAGTGCCACAAAGTTCACCACAGATCCATTCGGCTACCCCTGGACAAGCACCATCTAGATTGCCTG CGCCTCCCCCAAGCATCAACTGGAAAAGGGATAAAATGCCGGTCGCTGCACCATCATATAAAACCCCACACCTATCACCTTTGAGCCATACCCCAGCCAGTG GTCCTACTTCTGCTCTAGCTCCTTCTAAACATGGACCTGTGAGACCTTCTAATATTCCTCGTCCACCATTATTCTTGTCTCCCGAGTCTCCTAACAAAGGATATCATCCTCCTGTATCTTCACCTTCAACGTCAATTCATATACATCAACATACAAGGAACAAGTCCAGCAGTCCTGCTCCGGCATCATATTTTGTTTCTCCTCCAACTTCAACACAACAAG GTCCTAACATCTCGTCTGGATCACGTGGAACGAGTAGACATATACATGCTCCTCCACCCTTGAATCCAG GTTCCTCACCTTCACCATTGGATAACCCCTCTCCCCCACCATTAAGCTTTGTTTCACCTGCTCCTTACCCATCCCCAGACGCTGCATCTAGAAACACCAGAA GTTCTTCAGCTCCACGATCTGATAATCCCTTTCCTGCACCATTAAGCCATGTTGCACCTGCTCCTTCTCCGTCTCAAAGAGCTGCATTGCGCAATACCAAAA TTTCTCCTCCTCAGTCTTCGCCAAAAAGTGCAAATGTCTCACCACTGCCACCGCTTGCATTACCACCTCCACCTCCTAATGAAG ATTGTTCTGCAACCATTTGCACAGATCCATACACAAATACCCCTCCTGGATCACCCTGTGGTTGTGTTATGCCCATCCAGGTTGGATTGCGCGTTAATGTTGCACTGTATACCTTTTTTCCATTAGTCTCAGAGCTGGCGAAGGAAATTGCTGCTGGTGTTTTTGTAAAACAAAGTCAGGTTCGCATTATTGGAGCTAATGCGGCTGATGAGCAACCAGAGAAGACAGTAGTCCTTATTGATTTGGTACCACTTGGGGAGAAGTTTGATAACACCACAGCTCTTTTGACTTATCAGAGATTTTGGCATAAGCAAGTTGCTATACAACCATCCTACTTTGGTGACTATGAAGTACTATATGTGCGGTATCCAG GTTTACCTGAACCTCCACCTTCTTCTGATGCTAGTATGATAGATGATGGGCCATATTCTGGTACTGACAGTAATGGAAGGACAATAAAGCCCCTTGGGGTAGATGTCCCTAAAAGGCAGCATAAAGATGGGCTTAGTACTGGCAtaattgttataattattttgtcagCCTCTCTAGCAGTCATTTTATTCTCTGCTGCTGCTTGGTTTTTTCTGTTGAAACATAAAGACCGAGTTTGCAAGCCAGCACCAACTTCGCAGGTTTCACTACCCTCCTTTACCAAACCATCAG GAACCGCTGGATCTATGCTAGCAAGTAGGCACAGTTCTGCTTCATTATCATTTGGGTCTAGCATTGCAACTTATACTGGTTCTGCTAAGACTTTCAGCATAAATGACATAGAACGAGCTACTGAACTTTTTGATGCTTCAAGAGTACTTGGGGAAGGTGGCTTTGGGCGTGTTTACAGTGGTGTTCTTGAAGATGGGACCAAAGTTGCTGTCAAAGTTTTAAAGAGAGATGACCAGCAGGGTGGTCGTGAATTCTTGGCTGAAGTTGAGATGCTTAGCCGCCTCCATCATCGAAATTTAGTCAAATTGATTGGCATTTGTACAGAGGAGCGCTCCCGCTGTTTAGTTTATGAGCTGATTCCAAATGGCAGTGTGGAATCTCATTTACATG GAGTCGACAAGGAAACTGCTCCACTTAATTGGGTTTCTCGGATAAAAATAGCACTGGGTGCTGCTCGGGGCTTGGCATATCTACATGAGGACTCTAGTCCTCGTGTCATACACAGGGATTTCAAGTCCAGCAATATCTTACTGGAAGATGATTTTACACCAAAAGTTTCTGACTTTGGTTTGGCTCGAACAGCCATGGATGAGGAAAACAGACATATATCAACACGTGTCATGGGAACCTTTGG GTATGTGGCTCCTGAATATGCAATGACTGGGCATCTTCTTGTGAAAAGCGATGTTTACAGCTATGGAGTTGTCCTTCTTGAACTTTTAACAGGGCGAAAGCCAGTAGATATGTCGCAGCCACCTGGTCAAGAGAACCTAGTTGCATGGGCCAGACCACTTCTCACAAGTAAAGAAGGTTTGGAAACAATTGTAGACCCATCTTTAGGATCGGATGCCCCTTTTGAAAGTGTGGCCAAAGTAGCAGCCATTGCTTCAATGTGTGTGCAACCAGAGGTATCGCACCGGCCTTTTATGGGGGAGGTTGTCCAGGCACTAAAGCTGGTATGCAATGAGTTTGAGAAAGAAAGTTCAaggagcacaagccaagaggaATTGTCCATTGATTTAGGTGGCGAGGCCAGTACTGCCTCTGGACAGTTGCCAAACATTCTGCAAAGCCAATACTCAGTTCCTCACTGCTATGAGCCTGAGCTCGATACTGAAAGGGGAATGTTAGCTTCAGAtttgtatattgcatcgggcggATTAGAGAGGGGACAATCTGAATCATTTAGGAGGCACTCTAGTTCTGGTCCTTTAGCAAGTGGAAGTGGAAGGGGCAGGCAGTTCTGGCAGAGAGTGAGGTCTTTATCTGGGGGAGGTGTTGGTGAACATGGGCTAATGTTTAAGTTTTGGCCAGGCTCCCAATGA
- the LOC107424010 gene encoding uncharacterized protein LOC107424010 isoform X1 yields the protein MGEKLMPMILQLLNLCLISFSLAVQGSTGFDISPSPVISSVIPPNPVPGVARPVHHHSPSSVPQPIGSVSHPALALPPILSAPASETIKGPVPSSPPSTPRVFPPFNRAPLPITVQGLSPSLPPAASQRNTSVTKAPIPMPVAPVPVATPSGNLPQVSPAIHSITPETSPSSAHQRNSPDNKVPIAEPITPVSVAPPPRKLRQHPPEVHEITPLMAPSTLPGRVASPPKEVPQSSPQIHSATPGQAPSRLPDHDVPSVSAPPPSINWKRDKMPVAAPSYKTPHLSPLSHTPASGPTSALAPSKHGPVRPSNIPRPPLFLSPESPNKGYHPPVSSPSTSIHIHQHTRNKSSSPAPASYFVSPPTSTQQGPNISSGSRGTSRHIHAPPPLNPGSSPSPLDNPSPPPLSFVSPAPYPSPDAASRNTRSSSAPRSDNPFPAPLSHVAPAPSPSQRAALRNTKISPPQSSPKSANVSPLPPLALPPPPPNEDCSATICTDPYTNTPPGSPCGCVMPIQVGLRVNVALYTFFPLVSELAKEIAAGVFVKQSQVRIIGANAADEQPEKTVVLIDLVPLGEKFDNTTALLTYQRFWHKQVAIQPSYFGDYEVLYVRYPGLPEPPPSSDASMIDDGPYSGTDSNGRTIKPLGVDVPKRQHKDGLSTGIIVIIILSASLAVILFSAAAWFFLLKHKDRVCKPAPTSQVSLPSFTKPSGTAGSMLASRHSSASLSFGSSIATYTGSAKTFSINDIERATELFDASRVLGEGGFGRVYSGVLEDGTKVAVKVLKRDDQQGGREFLAEVEMLSRLHHRNLVKLIGICTEERSRCLVYELIPNGSVESHLHGVDKETAPLNWVSRIKIALGAARGLAYLHEDSSPRVIHRDFKSSNILLEDDFTPKVSDFGLARTAMDEENRHISTRVMGTFGYVAPEYAMTGHLLVKSDVYSYGVVLLELLTGRKPVDMSQPPGQENLVAWARPLLTSKEGLETIVDPSLGSDAPFESVAKVAAIASMCVQPEVSHRPFMGEVVQALKLVCNEFEKESSRSTSQEELSIDLGGEASTASGQLPNILQSQYSVPHCYEPELDTERGMLASDLYIASGGLERGQSESFRRHSSSGPLASGSGRGRQFWQRVRSLSGGGVGEHGLMFKFWPGSQ from the exons GATTTGACATATCTCCTTCGCCGGTGATTTCTTCTGTAATTCCTCCCAATCCCGTACCTGGAGTTGCTAGGCCTGTCCATCATCATTCACCTAGCTCAGTCCCACAGCCCATTG GGTCAGTTTCACACCCTGCACTTGCATTGCCACCTATTTTGTCTGCCCCGGCATCTGAAACAATCAAAGGACCTGTACCGTCCTCGCCACCAAGTACTCCAAGAGTTTTTCCACCATTTAATAGAGCTCCTCTACCAATAACTGTTCAAGGTCTCTCACCCTCCCTGCCACCTGCCGCTTCTCAAAGAAACACATCAGTTACAAAGGCTCCTATCCCAATGCCAGTTGCTCCAG TACCAGTTGCAACACCTTCAGGAAATTTGCCACAGGTTTCACCAGCCATCCATTCAATTACCCCAGAGACCTCACCGTCAAGTGCTCATCAGAGAAACTCTCCTGATAATAAGGTTCCTATTGCAGAGCCCATTACTCCAG TATCTGTTGCACCACCTCCAAGGAAACTTAGACAACATCCACCTGAAGTGCATGAAATTACCCCACTAATGGCACCATCCACATTACCTG GACGAGTTGCATCACCACCAAAGGAAGTGCCACAAAGTTCACCACAGATCCATTCGGCTACCCCTGGACAAGCACCATCTAGATTGCCTG ACCATGACGTCCCTTCTGTTTCAGCGCCTCCCCCAAGCATCAACTGGAAAAGGGATAAAATGCCGGTCGCTGCACCATCATATAAAACCCCACACCTATCACCTTTGAGCCATACCCCAGCCAGTG GTCCTACTTCTGCTCTAGCTCCTTCTAAACATGGACCTGTGAGACCTTCTAATATTCCTCGTCCACCATTATTCTTGTCTCCCGAGTCTCCTAACAAAGGATATCATCCTCCTGTATCTTCACCTTCAACGTCAATTCATATACATCAACATACAAGGAACAAGTCCAGCAGTCCTGCTCCGGCATCATATTTTGTTTCTCCTCCAACTTCAACACAACAAG GTCCTAACATCTCGTCTGGATCACGTGGAACGAGTAGACATATACATGCTCCTCCACCCTTGAATCCAG GTTCCTCACCTTCACCATTGGATAACCCCTCTCCCCCACCATTAAGCTTTGTTTCACCTGCTCCTTACCCATCCCCAGACGCTGCATCTAGAAACACCAGAA GTTCTTCAGCTCCACGATCTGATAATCCCTTTCCTGCACCATTAAGCCATGTTGCACCTGCTCCTTCTCCGTCTCAAAGAGCTGCATTGCGCAATACCAAAA TTTCTCCTCCTCAGTCTTCGCCAAAAAGTGCAAATGTCTCACCACTGCCACCGCTTGCATTACCACCTCCACCTCCTAATGAAG ATTGTTCTGCAACCATTTGCACAGATCCATACACAAATACCCCTCCTGGATCACCCTGTGGTTGTGTTATGCCCATCCAGGTTGGATTGCGCGTTAATGTTGCACTGTATACCTTTTTTCCATTAGTCTCAGAGCTGGCGAAGGAAATTGCTGCTGGTGTTTTTGTAAAACAAAGTCAGGTTCGCATTATTGGAGCTAATGCGGCTGATGAGCAACCAGAGAAGACAGTAGTCCTTATTGATTTGGTACCACTTGGGGAGAAGTTTGATAACACCACAGCTCTTTTGACTTATCAGAGATTTTGGCATAAGCAAGTTGCTATACAACCATCCTACTTTGGTGACTATGAAGTACTATATGTGCGGTATCCAG GTTTACCTGAACCTCCACCTTCTTCTGATGCTAGTATGATAGATGATGGGCCATATTCTGGTACTGACAGTAATGGAAGGACAATAAAGCCCCTTGGGGTAGATGTCCCTAAAAGGCAGCATAAAGATGGGCTTAGTACTGGCAtaattgttataattattttgtcagCCTCTCTAGCAGTCATTTTATTCTCTGCTGCTGCTTGGTTTTTTCTGTTGAAACATAAAGACCGAGTTTGCAAGCCAGCACCAACTTCGCAGGTTTCACTACCCTCCTTTACCAAACCATCAG GAACCGCTGGATCTATGCTAGCAAGTAGGCACAGTTCTGCTTCATTATCATTTGGGTCTAGCATTGCAACTTATACTGGTTCTGCTAAGACTTTCAGCATAAATGACATAGAACGAGCTACTGAACTTTTTGATGCTTCAAGAGTACTTGGGGAAGGTGGCTTTGGGCGTGTTTACAGTGGTGTTCTTGAAGATGGGACCAAAGTTGCTGTCAAAGTTTTAAAGAGAGATGACCAGCAGGGTGGTCGTGAATTCTTGGCTGAAGTTGAGATGCTTAGCCGCCTCCATCATCGAAATTTAGTCAAATTGATTGGCATTTGTACAGAGGAGCGCTCCCGCTGTTTAGTTTATGAGCTGATTCCAAATGGCAGTGTGGAATCTCATTTACATG GAGTCGACAAGGAAACTGCTCCACTTAATTGGGTTTCTCGGATAAAAATAGCACTGGGTGCTGCTCGGGGCTTGGCATATCTACATGAGGACTCTAGTCCTCGTGTCATACACAGGGATTTCAAGTCCAGCAATATCTTACTGGAAGATGATTTTACACCAAAAGTTTCTGACTTTGGTTTGGCTCGAACAGCCATGGATGAGGAAAACAGACATATATCAACACGTGTCATGGGAACCTTTGG GTATGTGGCTCCTGAATATGCAATGACTGGGCATCTTCTTGTGAAAAGCGATGTTTACAGCTATGGAGTTGTCCTTCTTGAACTTTTAACAGGGCGAAAGCCAGTAGATATGTCGCAGCCACCTGGTCAAGAGAACCTAGTTGCATGGGCCAGACCACTTCTCACAAGTAAAGAAGGTTTGGAAACAATTGTAGACCCATCTTTAGGATCGGATGCCCCTTTTGAAAGTGTGGCCAAAGTAGCAGCCATTGCTTCAATGTGTGTGCAACCAGAGGTATCGCACCGGCCTTTTATGGGGGAGGTTGTCCAGGCACTAAAGCTGGTATGCAATGAGTTTGAGAAAGAAAGTTCAaggagcacaagccaagaggaATTGTCCATTGATTTAGGTGGCGAGGCCAGTACTGCCTCTGGACAGTTGCCAAACATTCTGCAAAGCCAATACTCAGTTCCTCACTGCTATGAGCCTGAGCTCGATACTGAAAGGGGAATGTTAGCTTCAGAtttgtatattgcatcgggcggATTAGAGAGGGGACAATCTGAATCATTTAGGAGGCACTCTAGTTCTGGTCCTTTAGCAAGTGGAAGTGGAAGGGGCAGGCAGTTCTGGCAGAGAGTGAGGTCTTTATCTGGGGGAGGTGTTGGTGAACATGGGCTAATGTTTAAGTTTTGGCCAGGCTCCCAATGA
- the LOC107424010 gene encoding receptor-like serine/threonine-protein kinase ALE2 isoform X5 produces MGEKLMPMILQLLNLCLISFSLAVQGSTGFDISPSPVISSVIPPNPVPGVARPVHHHSPSSVPQPIGSVSHPALALPPILSAPASETIKGPVPSSPPSTPRVFPPFNRAPLPITVQGLSPSLPPAASQRNTSVTKAPIPMPVAPVPVATPSGNLPQVSPAIHSITPETSPSSAHQRNSPDNKVPIAEPITPVSVAPPPRKLRQHPPEVHEITPLMAPSTLPGRVASPPKEVPQSSPQIHSATPGQAPSRLPGPNISSGSRGTSRHIHAPPPLNPGSSPSPLDNPSPPPLSFVSPAPYPSPDAASRNTRSSSAPRSDNPFPAPLSHVAPAPSPSQRAALRNTKISPPQSSPKSANVSPLPPLALPPPPPNEDCSATICTDPYTNTPPGSPCGCVMPIQVGLRVNVALYTFFPLVSELAKEIAAGVFVKQSQVRIIGANAADEQPEKTVVLIDLVPLGEKFDNTTALLTYQRFWHKQVAIQPSYFGDYEVLYVRYPGLPEPPPSSDASMIDDGPYSGTDSNGRTIKPLGVDVPKRQHKDGLSTGIIVIIILSASLAVILFSAAAWFFLLKHKDRVCKPAPTSQVSLPSFTKPSGTAGSMLASRHSSASLSFGSSIATYTGSAKTFSINDIERATELFDASRVLGEGGFGRVYSGVLEDGTKVAVKVLKRDDQQGGREFLAEVEMLSRLHHRNLVKLIGICTEERSRCLVYELIPNGSVESHLHGVDKETAPLNWVSRIKIALGAARGLAYLHEDSSPRVIHRDFKSSNILLEDDFTPKVSDFGLARTAMDEENRHISTRVMGTFGYVAPEYAMTGHLLVKSDVYSYGVVLLELLTGRKPVDMSQPPGQENLVAWARPLLTSKEGLETIVDPSLGSDAPFESVAKVAAIASMCVQPEVSHRPFMGEVVQALKLVCNEFEKESSRSTSQEELSIDLGGEASTASGQLPNILQSQYSVPHCYEPELDTERGMLASDLYIASGGLERGQSESFRRHSSSGPLASGSGRGRQFWQRVRSLSGGGVGEHGLMFKFWPGSQ; encoded by the exons GATTTGACATATCTCCTTCGCCGGTGATTTCTTCTGTAATTCCTCCCAATCCCGTACCTGGAGTTGCTAGGCCTGTCCATCATCATTCACCTAGCTCAGTCCCACAGCCCATTG GGTCAGTTTCACACCCTGCACTTGCATTGCCACCTATTTTGTCTGCCCCGGCATCTGAAACAATCAAAGGACCTGTACCGTCCTCGCCACCAAGTACTCCAAGAGTTTTTCCACCATTTAATAGAGCTCCTCTACCAATAACTGTTCAAGGTCTCTCACCCTCCCTGCCACCTGCCGCTTCTCAAAGAAACACATCAGTTACAAAGGCTCCTATCCCAATGCCAGTTGCTCCAG TACCAGTTGCAACACCTTCAGGAAATTTGCCACAGGTTTCACCAGCCATCCATTCAATTACCCCAGAGACCTCACCGTCAAGTGCTCATCAGAGAAACTCTCCTGATAATAAGGTTCCTATTGCAGAGCCCATTACTCCAG TATCTGTTGCACCACCTCCAAGGAAACTTAGACAACATCCACCTGAAGTGCATGAAATTACCCCACTAATGGCACCATCCACATTACCTG GACGAGTTGCATCACCACCAAAGGAAGTGCCACAAAGTTCACCACAGATCCATTCGGCTACCCCTGGACAAGCACCATCTAGATTGCCTG GTCCTAACATCTCGTCTGGATCACGTGGAACGAGTAGACATATACATGCTCCTCCACCCTTGAATCCAG GTTCCTCACCTTCACCATTGGATAACCCCTCTCCCCCACCATTAAGCTTTGTTTCACCTGCTCCTTACCCATCCCCAGACGCTGCATCTAGAAACACCAGAA GTTCTTCAGCTCCACGATCTGATAATCCCTTTCCTGCACCATTAAGCCATGTTGCACCTGCTCCTTCTCCGTCTCAAAGAGCTGCATTGCGCAATACCAAAA TTTCTCCTCCTCAGTCTTCGCCAAAAAGTGCAAATGTCTCACCACTGCCACCGCTTGCATTACCACCTCCACCTCCTAATGAAG ATTGTTCTGCAACCATTTGCACAGATCCATACACAAATACCCCTCCTGGATCACCCTGTGGTTGTGTTATGCCCATCCAGGTTGGATTGCGCGTTAATGTTGCACTGTATACCTTTTTTCCATTAGTCTCAGAGCTGGCGAAGGAAATTGCTGCTGGTGTTTTTGTAAAACAAAGTCAGGTTCGCATTATTGGAGCTAATGCGGCTGATGAGCAACCAGAGAAGACAGTAGTCCTTATTGATTTGGTACCACTTGGGGAGAAGTTTGATAACACCACAGCTCTTTTGACTTATCAGAGATTTTGGCATAAGCAAGTTGCTATACAACCATCCTACTTTGGTGACTATGAAGTACTATATGTGCGGTATCCAG GTTTACCTGAACCTCCACCTTCTTCTGATGCTAGTATGATAGATGATGGGCCATATTCTGGTACTGACAGTAATGGAAGGACAATAAAGCCCCTTGGGGTAGATGTCCCTAAAAGGCAGCATAAAGATGGGCTTAGTACTGGCAtaattgttataattattttgtcagCCTCTCTAGCAGTCATTTTATTCTCTGCTGCTGCTTGGTTTTTTCTGTTGAAACATAAAGACCGAGTTTGCAAGCCAGCACCAACTTCGCAGGTTTCACTACCCTCCTTTACCAAACCATCAG GAACCGCTGGATCTATGCTAGCAAGTAGGCACAGTTCTGCTTCATTATCATTTGGGTCTAGCATTGCAACTTATACTGGTTCTGCTAAGACTTTCAGCATAAATGACATAGAACGAGCTACTGAACTTTTTGATGCTTCAAGAGTACTTGGGGAAGGTGGCTTTGGGCGTGTTTACAGTGGTGTTCTTGAAGATGGGACCAAAGTTGCTGTCAAAGTTTTAAAGAGAGATGACCAGCAGGGTGGTCGTGAATTCTTGGCTGAAGTTGAGATGCTTAGCCGCCTCCATCATCGAAATTTAGTCAAATTGATTGGCATTTGTACAGAGGAGCGCTCCCGCTGTTTAGTTTATGAGCTGATTCCAAATGGCAGTGTGGAATCTCATTTACATG GAGTCGACAAGGAAACTGCTCCACTTAATTGGGTTTCTCGGATAAAAATAGCACTGGGTGCTGCTCGGGGCTTGGCATATCTACATGAGGACTCTAGTCCTCGTGTCATACACAGGGATTTCAAGTCCAGCAATATCTTACTGGAAGATGATTTTACACCAAAAGTTTCTGACTTTGGTTTGGCTCGAACAGCCATGGATGAGGAAAACAGACATATATCAACACGTGTCATGGGAACCTTTGG GTATGTGGCTCCTGAATATGCAATGACTGGGCATCTTCTTGTGAAAAGCGATGTTTACAGCTATGGAGTTGTCCTTCTTGAACTTTTAACAGGGCGAAAGCCAGTAGATATGTCGCAGCCACCTGGTCAAGAGAACCTAGTTGCATGGGCCAGACCACTTCTCACAAGTAAAGAAGGTTTGGAAACAATTGTAGACCCATCTTTAGGATCGGATGCCCCTTTTGAAAGTGTGGCCAAAGTAGCAGCCATTGCTTCAATGTGTGTGCAACCAGAGGTATCGCACCGGCCTTTTATGGGGGAGGTTGTCCAGGCACTAAAGCTGGTATGCAATGAGTTTGAGAAAGAAAGTTCAaggagcacaagccaagaggaATTGTCCATTGATTTAGGTGGCGAGGCCAGTACTGCCTCTGGACAGTTGCCAAACATTCTGCAAAGCCAATACTCAGTTCCTCACTGCTATGAGCCTGAGCTCGATACTGAAAGGGGAATGTTAGCTTCAGAtttgtatattgcatcgggcggATTAGAGAGGGGACAATCTGAATCATTTAGGAGGCACTCTAGTTCTGGTCCTTTAGCAAGTGGAAGTGGAAGGGGCAGGCAGTTCTGGCAGAGAGTGAGGTCTTTATCTGGGGGAGGTGTTGGTGAACATGGGCTAATGTTTAAGTTTTGGCCAGGCTCCCAATGA